The Antarcticibacterium sp. 1MA-6-2 genome has a window encoding:
- a CDS encoding thrombospondin type 3 repeat-containing protein, with product MKPSVLNSDPEKATVSFGAIVNDLVTNRAASKQSMGDLPDCSDDTPAYVRIVLMQGDEEVVGTSTSPHRVDLVAGEIFTVEDAELELEPGNYTLEHFSVYNSDDEVIWLAPRTGSDLGAYVNATLPIAIDLRAGVKKYVDVPVLCFDNREVNQYGYLFFELDTNVALTYCFFANYCNDDGMHYPARYSISIWSGNNANGVAIYTNETNFTGQHNNGDYYATPLCLALPDNDDLDEEYLYYEMTLLDWDDNYGDVEQVMMSGTITKREILANFGDSEEDNVEYEHVRFCDDAGELVGDRDNDNIPDNMDECPDEVGPASNNGCPEENDGDLDGDGVPDSIDLCPNTPAGTDVDSDGCPEETDGDADGDGVPDSIDLCPNTPSGTDVDATGCPEDTTGEGCTGLPAVCDIEFGSLPEDCYVTVLDGADGNGYVRVNSAADIDLMQTLVNEAYGTVSVSASGNSVTVSIDGGLPQDRVTAYEVEVRPGENGAMSATCWESQCASTVTEVPSGDQPALDITFDDLEYSYPFYVRVNAVICESVVGE from the coding sequence ATGAAACCTAGTGTTCTTAATTCAGATCCTGAAAAAGCCACTGTTTCATTTGGAGCAATAGTGAATGATCTTGTAACAAACAGAGCAGCTTCAAAACAATCTATGGGAGATCTTCCTGATTGTTCTGATGATACTCCTGCTTATGTGAGAATTGTTCTTATGCAAGGTGATGAAGAAGTAGTAGGTACATCAACTTCCCCGCACCGCGTGGACCTGGTGGCCGGAGAAATATTTACAGTAGAAGATGCTGAACTTGAACTTGAACCTGGTAATTATACTCTGGAACATTTCTCTGTTTACAACAGCGATGATGAAGTGATCTGGCTTGCTCCACGTACAGGAAGTGATTTGGGTGCCTATGTAAATGCTACTTTACCCATTGCGATAGATCTAAGAGCAGGAGTTAAGAAATATGTAGATGTTCCTGTATTGTGTTTTGACAACCGTGAAGTGAATCAATATGGATACTTATTCTTTGAATTAGATACTAATGTTGCACTTACTTACTGCTTCTTTGCAAACTATTGTAATGATGATGGTATGCATTATCCTGCTCGTTACAGTATAAGCATCTGGTCTGGTAATAATGCAAATGGTGTAGCGATTTATACTAATGAGACTAATTTTACAGGACAACATAATAATGGAGATTACTATGCCACACCATTATGTCTTGCCTTGCCAGATAATGATGACCTTGATGAAGAGTATTTATATTATGAAATGACTCTGCTTGATTGGGATGACAATTATGGCGATGTTGAGCAGGTAATGATGTCTGGTACTATAACCAAGAGAGAGATCCTTGCCAACTTTGGTGATAGCGAAGAAGACAATGTGGAGTATGAGCACGTAAGATTTTGTGATGATGCTGGAGAACTAGTAGGTGATAGGGACAATGACAATATTCCTGATAATATGGACGAATGTCCAGATGAGGTGGGCCCTGCTTCTAATAATGGTTGTCCAGAGGAAAATGATGGAGATTTAGATGGAGATGGTGTTCCTGATTCCATTGATCTATGTCCAAACACTCCGGCAGGAACTGATGTTGACTCAGATGGATGTCCAGAAGAAACTGATGGAGATGCAGATGGTGATGGTGTTCCCGATTCCATAGATCTGTGTCCAAACACTCCTTCAGGTACTGATGTTGACGCAACAGGTTGTCCAGAGGATACTACTGGTGAAGGATGTACTGGATTACCAGCAGTATGTGATATAGAATTTGGAAGCCTTCCAGAGGACTGTTATGTAACTGTACTTGATGGAGCTGATGGAAATGGTTACGTGAGAGTTAATAGCGCAGCCGATATAGATTTAATGCAAACACTTGTTAATGAGGCGTACGGTACAGTGAGCGTTTCAGCTTCAGGTAATTCAGTAACTGTTTCTATTGATGGTGGATTACCTCAAGATAGAGTTACAGCTTATGAAGTAGAAGTAAGGCCAGGTGAAAATGGAGCAATGAGTGCTACTTGTTGGGAATCTCAATGTGCATCTACTGTAACTGAAGTTCCATCTGGAGATCAGCCTGCACTTGATATAACATTTGATGATTTGGAATATTCTTACCCATTCTATGTTAGAGTAAATGCAGTAATATGTGAATCTGTCGTAGGAGAATAA